A DNA window from Hydrogenophaga taeniospiralis contains the following coding sequences:
- a CDS encoding type II secretion system protein J, protein MRRWSPLRRRFLGFTLIELLVAIAVMSMLALLSWRSIDGMTRTQTLTQQRSDDLMRMQAALGQWAADLDAVVETGEVSMLDFDGRVLRLTRRDSAETGLDSPGLRVVAWTHTSGVAQTAGSTAAMLGAGQWARWQSPPLRRRDELARAWQRAAEWAQSGGTVPENTSADSAIALMGINQWQLFYHRGDTWSNPLSAAGTEAADSSPANLAAMPNGVRLVLTLSGGQSLSGTLVRDWVRPTLEAGR, encoded by the coding sequence ATGCGTCGCTGGAGTCCTCTAAGACGCAGGTTCCTGGGATTCACCCTGATCGAGTTGCTGGTCGCCATTGCGGTGATGTCCATGCTGGCGCTGCTGAGCTGGCGCTCGATCGACGGCATGACCCGCACGCAGACCCTCACCCAGCAACGCTCCGACGATTTGATGCGCATGCAGGCGGCGTTGGGCCAGTGGGCCGCCGACCTCGACGCGGTGGTGGAAACCGGCGAGGTGAGCATGCTCGATTTCGACGGCCGGGTGCTGCGCCTGACGCGCCGTGACAGCGCCGAAACCGGCCTCGACAGCCCGGGCCTGCGGGTGGTCGCCTGGACCCACACCAGTGGCGTGGCCCAGACCGCCGGCAGCACCGCCGCTATGCTGGGCGCCGGGCAATGGGCGCGCTGGCAATCGCCCCCGCTGCGCCGGCGCGACGAACTGGCCCGCGCCTGGCAACGGGCGGCGGAGTGGGCGCAAAGTGGCGGCACCGTGCCGGAGAACACCAGCGCCGACAGCGCCATTGCGCTGATGGGCATCAACCAATGGCAGCTGTTCTACCACCGGGGCGACACCTGGAGCAACCCGCTCTCGGCGGCCGGTACCGAGGCCGCCGACAGCTCTCCCGCCAACCTGGCCGCCATGCCCAACGGCGTGCGTCTGGTGCTCACCCTCTCGGGTGGACAAAGCCTCTCGGGCACCCTGGTGCGCGACTGGGTGCGCCCGACGCTGGAGGCCGGAAGATGA
- the gspK gene encoding type II secretion system minor pseudopilin GspK translates to MLTVALVATLATAALWQQWRAIEVETAERQRLQAGWILTGALDWSRLILREDARGGRSRGNVDHLGEPWAVPLEEARLSSFLAVDKNNTDNDALQAFLSGEVIDQQSRLNFMNVVRTTRTGTGTGTGTGTGTGSGSGSGSGSGSGSGTGPGTGPSTGTTVELSEDDVASFLRLYQLLDLPAAELNAAVAALLNTSRLAVNDPMPSRSALIPKRLSQLSWLGLSHASLVALEPHVTVLPERTQLNINTASAQALSASVPGLDLAMAQQMVAQRERDPFTSVRDAGRLVPGVAARLTDETHGVRSRFFEVRGRLRLDDTVIEERSLVVRNALNVRVLWRERMARP, encoded by the coding sequence ATGCTGACGGTCGCGCTGGTGGCCACGCTGGCGACGGCGGCGCTGTGGCAGCAGTGGCGTGCCATCGAGGTGGAGACGGCCGAGCGCCAGCGCCTGCAGGCCGGCTGGATACTGACCGGCGCGCTGGACTGGTCGCGTCTGATCCTGCGCGAAGACGCCCGTGGCGGTCGCAGCCGCGGCAATGTGGACCACCTGGGCGAACCCTGGGCCGTGCCCCTGGAGGAAGCCCGCCTCAGCAGTTTTCTGGCGGTCGACAAGAACAACACCGACAACGACGCCCTGCAGGCCTTTCTGTCGGGCGAGGTGATCGACCAGCAGTCGCGCCTGAATTTCATGAACGTCGTGCGGACGACCCGAACCGGCACCGGCACCGGCACCGGCACCGGCACCGGCACCGGCTCGGGCTCGGGCTCGGGCTCGGGCTCGGGCTCGGGCTCGGGAACCGGCCCCGGCACTGGCCCCAGCACCGGGACCACGGTCGAACTTTCAGAGGACGACGTGGCGAGCTTTCTGCGCCTTTACCAGTTGCTGGACCTGCCGGCGGCCGAGCTCAACGCGGCGGTCGCCGCGCTGCTCAACACCTCCCGGCTCGCGGTCAACGACCCCATGCCATCGCGCTCGGCGCTGATCCCCAAGCGGCTGTCGCAGCTCAGCTGGCTCGGCCTGAGCCACGCCAGCCTGGTGGCGCTGGAGCCGCACGTGACGGTGCTGCCCGAGCGCACGCAGCTCAACATCAACACCGCCAGCGCCCAGGCCCTGAGCGCCAGCGTGCCCGGGCTGGACCTGGCCATGGCGCAGCAAATGGTGGCCCAGAGGGAGCGCGACCCGTTCACCAGCGTGCGCGACGCCGGGCGCCTGGTGCCGGGCGTGGCCGCCCGGCTCACGGACGAGACCCACGGCGTGCGAAGCCGCTTCTTCGAAGTGCGGGGCCGCCTGCGGCTGGACGACACCGTGATCGAAGAGCGTTCGCTGGTGGTGCGCAACGCCCTGAACGTGCGGGTGCTCTGGCGCGAGCGCATGGCACGCCCATGA
- the gspL gene encoding type II secretion system protein GspL — translation MLILTPAHFSVATEPGPTALLDWVGSTLGQQVAEHGQCAVSLLPRDDDVVLVLPPRAVSWHQLALPKVAAGKLRAVLDGMLEERLLGDTEQLHFALEPGGRPGRTVWVAACHKAWLQGWLRTLEAAGRPVSRIVPALAPLGQGTPQDAGPTDDAPPDVIHWAHVGAERSWLASASARGVSCIPLREPTTGGLNEPGPGAAGLDAATPGPDVPGLHPETPPAQARWMADPAAVALAEQALGQRFELVPLSSWLLRSSQTGWNLAQFDLSLSSSSRRQQRWLQSLRQWRSAPAWRPARWGLAALVAMQLVGLNATAWYERRSLDRKEQAVRQTLQQAFPKVTLVLDAPLQMQRELAALLQAHGALSGADLEAQLAALAQSSTGAPIAPRSIEFTPGEARFGAWSAPEEPLRQLQQTLERNGWRATLEGDVLTLRAETR, via the coding sequence GTGTTGATCCTCACCCCTGCCCACTTTTCGGTGGCGACCGAACCCGGACCGACGGCCCTGCTGGACTGGGTCGGCTCGACCCTGGGCCAGCAGGTGGCGGAACACGGCCAATGCGCGGTCTCGCTGCTGCCGCGCGACGACGACGTGGTGCTGGTGCTGCCGCCACGGGCCGTGTCCTGGCACCAGCTCGCCCTGCCCAAGGTGGCCGCGGGCAAGCTGCGCGCCGTGCTCGACGGCATGCTCGAAGAACGCCTGCTCGGCGACACCGAGCAACTGCACTTTGCCCTGGAACCGGGTGGCCGCCCGGGTCGCACGGTGTGGGTGGCCGCCTGCCACAAGGCCTGGCTGCAAGGCTGGCTGCGGACGCTGGAGGCCGCGGGGCGACCGGTGTCGCGCATCGTCCCGGCCCTGGCGCCCCTGGGCCAGGGGACGCCGCAGGACGCCGGCCCCACCGACGACGCGCCCCCGGACGTGATCCACTGGGCCCATGTGGGCGCCGAACGCTCCTGGCTGGCCAGTGCCAGCGCACGCGGCGTGAGCTGCATCCCCTTGCGCGAGCCCACCACCGGCGGGCTCAACGAACCCGGCCCGGGCGCCGCAGGGCTGGACGCGGCCACCCCGGGGCCAGACGTGCCCGGTCTGCACCCCGAGACCCCACCCGCCCAGGCCCGCTGGATGGCCGACCCCGCCGCGGTGGCCCTGGCCGAACAGGCCCTGGGGCAACGTTTCGAGCTGGTGCCCCTGTCGTCGTGGCTGCTGCGCAGCAGCCAGACCGGCTGGAACCTGGCCCAGTTCGACCTGAGCCTGTCGTCGAGCTCGCGCCGCCAGCAGCGCTGGCTGCAAAGCCTGCGCCAGTGGCGCAGCGCGCCGGCCTGGCGGCCCGCCCGCTGGGGGCTGGCCGCGCTGGTGGCCATGCAACTGGTCGGGCTCAACGCCACGGCCTGGTACGAACGCCGCAGCCTCGACCGCAAGGAGCAGGCGGTTCGCCAGACCCTGCAGCAGGCCTTCCCCAAGGTGACGCTGGTGCTCGACGCGCCCCTGCAGATGCAGCGCGAACTCGCCGCGCTGCTGCAGGCCCACGGCGCGCTCTCGGGTGCCGACCTGGAAGCCCAGCTCGCTGCGCTGGCCCAGTCGTCCACCGGGGCGCCGATCGCCCCCCGCTCCATCGAATTCACCCCCGGCGAAGCCCGTTTCGGCGCGTGGTCGGCCCCCGAAGAACCACTGCGCCAGCTGCAGCAGACGCTGGAGCGCAACGGCTGGCGGGCCACGCTGGAAGGCGACGTGCTCACCCTGCGCGCAGAAACCCGGTGA
- the gspM gene encoding type II secretion system protein GspM, with translation MPEPSRFSALAAIGQRLHTTLARLSPRERRAVTLAAWVLGLGLLWWLALSPALNTLRQAPEQHARLDQQLARMRGLAATAEALRGQNTGQPPGRAAVLRALQEANAAAAGTVEFSVMGDRATVTFKGTAPEALAQWLAQVRVNARLLPVQAQLNRTDNPAGWSGQMVLTSPGLGLAN, from the coding sequence ATGCCCGAACCCTCCCGCTTTTCCGCGCTGGCCGCCATCGGCCAGCGGCTGCACACCACGCTGGCCCGCCTCTCGCCCCGCGAACGGCGCGCCGTGACCCTGGCCGCCTGGGTGCTGGGCCTGGGCCTGCTCTGGTGGCTGGCCCTGTCGCCCGCGCTGAACACGCTGCGCCAGGCGCCCGAACAACACGCCAGGCTCGACCAGCAGTTGGCCCGCATGCGCGGCCTGGCCGCCACCGCCGAGGCCCTGCGTGGACAGAACACCGGCCAGCCGCCGGGCCGTGCGGCCGTGCTGCGCGCGCTGCAAGAAGCCAATGCCGCGGCGGCGGGCACGGTCGAGTTCTCGGTGATGGGCGACCGCGCCACCGTGACCTTCAAGGGCACGGCCCCCGAGGCGCTGGCCCAGTGGCTGGCCCAGGTGCGGGTCAACGCCCGGCTCCTGCCGGTGCAGGCCCAGCTCAACCGCACGGACAACCCCGCCGGCTGGAGCGGCCAGATGGTGCTGACCAGCCCGGGGCTGGGGTTGGCCAACTGA
- the gspN gene encoding type II secretion system protein N produces the protein MQHRSTTRMAWLGAALGLALALLLFAPARWLGQALQSATRGQLQLVNARGTVWRGQADLLFTGGEGSRGQTSLPQGVVWRLTPTLAGARPALAVQLSAPCCTPEPLSLTAVLGLNGAELRVAAFNSQWPADLLAGLGTPWNTLRLEGQLALRSPGLSVRWSSRGTRFQGTLTVDALDVASRVSTLRPLGSYRLALQSADEGRGATLALNTLRGELRLKGKGQWIAGRLRFQGEARAAPGREAALTNLLNILGRRDGPRSLLNIG, from the coding sequence ATGCAGCACCGCTCCACCACCCGCATGGCATGGCTGGGCGCCGCGCTCGGCCTGGCCCTGGCGCTGCTGCTGTTCGCGCCGGCGCGCTGGCTGGGGCAAGCGCTGCAGTCGGCCACCCGGGGCCAGTTGCAGCTGGTCAACGCGCGCGGCACCGTCTGGCGCGGTCAGGCCGACCTGCTGTTCACCGGCGGCGAGGGCAGCCGGGGCCAGACTTCCCTGCCCCAGGGCGTGGTCTGGCGCCTGACCCCCACCCTGGCCGGCGCCCGGCCCGCCCTGGCCGTGCAACTGAGCGCGCCGTGCTGCACACCCGAGCCCCTGTCCCTCACCGCCGTGCTCGGCCTCAACGGCGCCGAGCTGCGCGTGGCGGCGTTCAACAGCCAGTGGCCGGCGGACCTGCTCGCGGGCCTGGGAACCCCCTGGAACACCCTGCGCCTGGAAGGCCAGCTGGCGCTGCGCTCGCCCGGCCTGAGCGTGCGGTGGTCCAGCCGCGGCACCCGCTTTCAAGGCACGCTCACGGTGGACGCGCTGGACGTGGCCTCGCGCGTGTCCACGCTGCGCCCGCTGGGCAGCTACCGGCTGGCGCTGCAATCGGCCGACGAAGGGCGCGGCGCCACCCTGGCGCTCAACACCCTGCGTGGCGAGTTGCGGCTCAAGGGCAAGGGCCAGTGGATCGCGGGCCGCCTGCGCTTCCAGGGCGAAGCCCGGGCCGCGCCCGGCCGCGAAGCGGCGCTGACCAACCTGCTCAACATCCTGGGGCGCCGGGACGGCCCGCGCTCGCTCCTCAACATTGGCTAG
- the gspD gene encoding type II secretion system secretin GspD, with protein sequence MTLHSHHAPTGTPRAPVAGRTLTALALLVGLAWSPLPWPAAHAQGRASEPVTLNFVQAEIEAVARTMATITGRNVVVDPRVKGTINLSTDRPVPPAVALNQFGAALRLQGFSLVDTDGLYKVVPEADAKLLGNPVNAGSVTSLASSNQIVTQIFRLNHEAANNLVPVLRPLIGPNNTINVNPGNNSLIITDYADNLRRIGRIINALDVSGATDVEIIPLRHAIAADLAPLVQRLIDSGTSGAPAGAAQADQSYKTTLVAEPRSNSLVLRAANPARLALVRSLVDKLDQPTAESAAGNIHVVYLKNADATALATTLRAAMAAGSGGTTASVASSSPSAPIARAATTTAGTGASAATTPVAASAAPSTGGQIQADPATNALIITAPEPQYRQLRAVIDQLDGRRAQVYVESLIAEVNADKAAEFGIQWQGPLGQVGNSLIGLMGTNFGTNGNNILTNTLAIAEGDYSSVKAPGAGLNIGAAQRKDGVYVLGFLARFLQQNGDGNILSTPNLLTLDNEEAKIVIGQNVPFVTGQFTNTGSNEGSVNPFQTIERKDVGLTLRVKPQISENGTIKMTIYQEVSSVQASSINSTTGLITNKRTIESTVLVDDGAIVVLGGLLQDEYAGNQDKVPGLGDVPFFGNLFKSETRSRKKTNLMVFLRPVVLRDARQTSSLSLDRYELMRSVQKDVQPAPSSVLQINEAPVMAPQRAPATTAPATPEPSGTPAQ encoded by the coding sequence ATGACTCTGCACTCTCACCACGCCCCCACCGGCACGCCCCGGGCGCCGGTCGCGGGCCGTACGCTGACGGCGCTCGCCCTGCTCGTTGGCCTGGCCTGGAGCCCCCTGCCCTGGCCGGCGGCCCATGCCCAGGGCCGCGCCAGCGAACCGGTGACGCTCAATTTCGTGCAAGCCGAGATCGAAGCGGTGGCGCGCACCATGGCCACCATCACCGGCCGCAACGTGGTGGTCGATCCGCGCGTCAAGGGCACGATCAACCTCTCGACCGACCGGCCCGTGCCGCCCGCCGTCGCGCTCAACCAGTTCGGTGCCGCGCTGCGCCTGCAGGGTTTTTCGCTGGTGGACACGGACGGCCTGTACAAGGTCGTGCCCGAGGCCGACGCCAAGCTGCTGGGCAACCCGGTGAACGCGGGGTCGGTGACCTCGCTCGCGTCGTCCAACCAGATCGTCACCCAGATCTTCCGCCTCAACCACGAGGCGGCGAACAACCTGGTGCCGGTGCTGCGCCCGCTGATCGGGCCGAACAACACGATCAACGTCAACCCCGGCAACAACTCGCTGATCATCACGGACTACGCCGACAACCTGCGGCGCATCGGCCGCATCATCAACGCGCTGGACGTCTCGGGCGCGACCGATGTGGAGATCATCCCGCTGCGCCACGCCATCGCCGCGGACCTGGCGCCGCTGGTGCAGCGCCTGATCGACTCGGGCACGAGCGGCGCGCCCGCCGGCGCCGCGCAGGCCGACCAGTCGTACAAGACCACCCTGGTGGCCGAACCGCGCAGCAACAGCCTGGTGCTGCGCGCGGCCAACCCGGCCCGCCTGGCGCTGGTGCGCTCCCTGGTGGACAAGCTGGACCAGCCCACCGCGGAGAGCGCGGCGGGCAACATCCACGTGGTCTACCTGAAGAACGCCGACGCCACCGCGCTGGCCACCACGCTGCGCGCGGCCATGGCCGCCGGCTCGGGTGGCACAACGGCCAGCGTCGCATCGTCCAGCCCGTCGGCCCCCATCGCGCGCGCCGCCACCACCACGGCCGGCACCGGCGCCAGCGCCGCGACCACCCCCGTGGCCGCCAGCGCGGCCCCGTCCACCGGCGGCCAGATCCAGGCCGACCCGGCCACCAACGCGCTCATCATCACCGCGCCCGAGCCCCAGTACCGGCAGCTGCGCGCCGTGATCGACCAGCTCGACGGACGCCGGGCCCAGGTTTATGTGGAGAGCCTGATCGCCGAGGTCAACGCCGACAAGGCGGCCGAGTTCGGCATCCAGTGGCAAGGCCCGCTGGGCCAGGTCGGTAACAGCCTGATCGGCCTGATGGGCACCAACTTCGGCACCAACGGCAACAACATCCTGACCAATACCCTGGCCATCGCCGAGGGTGACTACAGCAGCGTCAAAGCGCCCGGCGCGGGCCTGAACATCGGCGCGGCCCAGCGCAAGGACGGGGTCTACGTGCTGGGTTTCCTGGCGCGCTTCCTGCAGCAGAACGGCGACGGCAACATCCTCTCCACCCCCAACCTGCTCACGCTGGACAACGAGGAAGCCAAGATCGTGATCGGCCAGAACGTGCCCTTCGTGACCGGCCAGTTCACCAACACCGGCAGCAACGAGGGCTCGGTCAACCCGTTCCAGACCATCGAACGCAAGGACGTGGGCCTGACCCTGCGCGTCAAACCGCAGATCAGCGAGAACGGCACCATCAAGATGACCATCTACCAGGAGGTCAGCAGCGTGCAGGCGTCCTCGATCAACTCCACCACCGGGCTGATCACCAACAAGCGCACCATCGAATCCACGGTGCTGGTCGACGACGGCGCCATCGTGGTGCTCGGCGGCCTGCTGCAGGACGAGTACGCCGGCAACCAGGACAAGGTGCCCGGCCTGGGCGACGTGCCCTTCTTCGGCAACCTGTTCAAGAGCGAGACCCGCAGCCGCAAGAAAACCAACCTGATGGTCTTCCTGCGCCCGGTGGTGCTGCGCGACGCGCGCCAGACCAGCAGCCTCTCGCTGGACCGCTACGAACTCATGCGCTCGGTGCAGAAAGACGTGCAACCCGCGCCCAGCAGCGTGCTCCAGATCAACGAGGCGCCGGTGATGGCGCCGCAGCGGGCTCCCGCGACCACCGCACCCGCCACGCCAGAGCCATCGGGCACGCCCGCGCAGTGA
- the gspE gene encoding type II secretion system ATPase GspE: MKYPLPYAFAREHLWLLEDSGEGLTLLGSHSAVSDPAVQTRRLSALSEILRCHDVRELHWEAGDTLAQRISAAYAQGESSAAAVVSEVQSDADLSRMMQELPAIEDLLETADDAPIIRMLNALLTQAARDGASDIHIEPYERHSSVRFRVDGTLREVVRPNRALHAALISRLKIMAELDISEKRLPQDGRISLRIGTRAVDVRVSTLPSAHGERAVLRLLDKSESKLNLEAVGMQGDVLTRFKHLLTQPHGIILVTGPTGSGKTTTLYAGLQRLDASTLNIMTVEDPIEYELAGVGQTQVNPKIDLDFAKALRAILRQDPDVIMIGEIRDFETAQIAIQASLTGHLVLATLHTNDAASAVTRLTDMGVEPFLLSSSLLGVLAQRLVRKLCVHCRERDEQGHWRAVGCERCNHVGYKGRTGIYELLVCDDPMRSLIHNRAAESELIATAQAAGLRSMREDGQHLVEAGITSAAEVISVTRD; encoded by the coding sequence ATGAAGTACCCCTTGCCCTACGCCTTCGCGCGCGAGCACCTCTGGCTGCTGGAAGACAGCGGCGAGGGCCTGACCCTGCTGGGCAGCCACAGCGCCGTGAGCGACCCCGCCGTGCAGACGCGGCGCCTGTCGGCGCTGTCCGAGATCCTGCGCTGCCACGACGTGCGCGAACTGCATTGGGAAGCGGGCGACACCCTGGCCCAACGCATCAGCGCGGCCTATGCGCAGGGCGAATCGAGCGCGGCGGCGGTGGTCAGCGAAGTGCAGAGCGACGCCGATCTGAGCCGCATGATGCAGGAGCTGCCCGCCATCGAGGATCTGCTGGAAACCGCCGACGACGCGCCCATCATCCGCATGCTCAACGCCTTGCTCACGCAGGCCGCGCGCGACGGCGCGAGCGACATCCACATCGAGCCCTACGAGCGCCACTCCAGCGTGCGCTTCCGGGTCGACGGCACGCTGCGCGAGGTGGTGCGGCCCAACCGCGCCCTGCACGCCGCGCTGATCTCGCGCCTGAAGATCATGGCCGAGCTCGACATCTCCGAAAAGCGCCTGCCGCAGGACGGCCGCATCTCGCTGCGCATCGGCACGCGCGCGGTGGACGTGCGCGTGTCCACCCTGCCCAGCGCGCACGGCGAGCGCGCGGTGCTGCGCCTGCTCGACAAGAGCGAGAGCAAGCTCAACCTCGAAGCCGTGGGCATGCAGGGCGACGTGCTGACCCGCTTCAAGCACCTGCTGACGCAGCCGCACGGCATCATCCTGGTCACCGGCCCCACCGGCTCGGGCAAGACCACCACGCTCTACGCCGGCCTGCAGCGGCTGGACGCGAGCACGCTCAATATCATGACGGTGGAAGACCCGATCGAATACGAGCTGGCCGGCGTGGGGCAGACCCAGGTCAACCCCAAGATCGACCTCGACTTCGCCAAGGCGCTGCGCGCCATCCTGCGGCAAGACCCCGACGTGATCATGATCGGCGAGATCCGCGACTTCGAGACCGCGCAGATCGCCATCCAGGCCTCGCTCACCGGCCACCTGGTGCTCGCCACCCTGCACACCAACGACGCGGCCAGCGCCGTCACGCGCCTGACCGACATGGGCGTGGAGCCCTTCCTGCTCAGCAGCTCGCTGCTGGGCGTGCTGGCCCAGCGCCTGGTGCGCAAGCTGTGCGTGCACTGCCGCGAGCGGGACGAGCAGGGCCACTGGCGGGCCGTGGGCTGCGAGCGCTGCAACCACGTGGGCTACAAGGGCCGCACCGGCATTTACGAGCTGCTGGTCTGCGACGACCCGATGCGCAGCCTGATCCACAACCGCGCCGCCGAAAGCGAGCTCATCGCCACGGCGCAAGCGGCCGGTCTGCGCTCCATGCGCGAAGACGGCCAGCACCTGGTCGAGGCCGGCATCACCTCGGCGGCCGAGGTGATCAGCGTGACGCGAGACTGA
- the gspF gene encoding type II secretion system inner membrane protein GspF, with product MPAYSFEALDAQGATQKGLIDADTARAARSMLRARALVPILVEPATGSGSRARAGGLNITLWGGRVFNATALAVWTRQIAGLVAAGLPLERALAALTEEAENDAQRNLMASLRSEVNAGSPFARALSAHPREFSDIYTAVIAAGEQSGQLGTVLERLADDLEEREALKNKLIAASLYPAIVTLVAIVIVVFLVSYVVPQVAGVFAGSKRALPVLTVMMLAISDFVRSYGWLLLGLLIAAAGALVMARRQPALRLRMDAAWLRLPLVGKLARGYNAARFAATLAMLAAAGVPILRALQTAAETLSNQAMRADALDALVLVREGAPLASAIASKKRFPPLVAMFARLGEQTGQLPAMLGRAAKQLGAEVQRRAMHLATILEPLLIVGMGAVVMLIVLAVLMPIIQLNQLVK from the coding sequence ATGCCCGCCTATTCCTTCGAAGCTCTGGACGCCCAGGGCGCCACCCAAAAAGGTCTGATCGACGCGGACACAGCGCGGGCGGCGCGGAGCATGCTGCGTGCGCGTGCGCTGGTGCCGATCCTGGTCGAACCCGCCACCGGCTCGGGCAGCCGCGCGCGCGCGGGCGGCCTCAACATCACGCTCTGGGGTGGCCGGGTTTTCAACGCCACCGCGCTGGCGGTCTGGACCCGGCAGATCGCCGGGCTGGTGGCCGCGGGCCTGCCGCTGGAGCGCGCGCTGGCCGCCTTGACCGAAGAGGCCGAGAACGACGCCCAGCGCAACCTCATGGCCTCCCTGCGCTCCGAGGTCAACGCCGGCTCGCCGTTCGCGCGCGCCCTGAGCGCGCACCCGCGCGAGTTCTCCGACATCTACACCGCCGTGATCGCCGCGGGTGAACAAAGCGGCCAGCTCGGCACTGTGCTGGAGCGCCTGGCCGACGATCTGGAGGAGCGCGAGGCGCTCAAGAACAAGCTCATCGCCGCCTCGCTCTACCCGGCCATCGTCACGCTGGTGGCGATCGTCATCGTGGTGTTCCTGGTCAGCTACGTGGTGCCCCAGGTGGCGGGCGTGTTCGCCGGCAGCAAGCGCGCCCTGCCCGTCCTGACCGTGATGATGCTGGCCATCAGCGATTTCGTGCGCAGCTACGGCTGGCTCCTGCTGGGCCTGCTGATCGCCGCCGCGGGCGCGCTGGTGATGGCGCGGCGCCAGCCCGCGCTGCGGCTGCGCATGGACGCCGCCTGGCTGCGCCTGCCCCTGGTGGGCAAGCTCGCGCGGGGTTACAACGCGGCGCGTTTCGCCGCCACACTGGCCATGCTGGCGGCCGCGGGCGTGCCCATCCTGCGCGCGCTGCAGACCGCGGCCGAAACCCTGAGCAACCAGGCCATGCGCGCCGACGCGCTGGACGCGCTGGTGCTGGTGCGCGAAGGCGCGCCGCTGGCCTCGGCCATCGCCAGCAAGAAGCGCTTCCCGCCGCTGGTGGCCATGTTCGCCCGCCTGGGCGAGCAGACCGGCCAGCTGCCCGCCATGCTCGGGCGTGCCGCCAAACAGCTCGGCGCCGAGGTGCAGCGCCGCGCCATGCACCTGGCCACCATCCTGGAGCCACTGCTCATCGTGGGCATGGGCGCGGTGGTGATGCTGATCGTGCTGGCGGTGCTGATGCCGATCATTCAGCTGAATCAACTCGTGAAGTGA
- a CDS encoding 5'-nucleotidase — protein MAATLDGQLVVAISSRALFDFEEENRLFETGDDRAYMQLQLDRLEQPAQPGVAFSLVHKLLAFNDATAQRVEVVILSRNDPVSGMRVFRSAQHYGLPIQRGSFTRGQPPWRYLRPLRANLFLSTHLADVRAALDAGVPAAQVYPLSVHASDAHPHEVRIAFDGDAVLFSDEAERVFQAEGLSAFQAHEASKAAQPLAGGPFKPLLEALHRLQAEGTSAMRIRTALVTARSAPAHERAIRTLMNWNIEVDEAMFLGGLPKGEFLREFEPDFFFDDQTGHIESAALHVPSGHVASGVSNL, from the coding sequence ATGGCTGCAACACTCGATGGTCAATTGGTGGTCGCGATTTCTTCGCGGGCGCTGTTCGACTTTGAAGAAGAAAACCGCCTGTTCGAAACCGGCGACGACCGGGCTTACATGCAGCTGCAGCTGGACCGGCTGGAGCAGCCGGCGCAGCCCGGGGTGGCGTTTTCGCTGGTGCACAAGCTGCTGGCCTTCAACGACGCCACGGCCCAGCGCGTGGAGGTGGTGATCCTCTCGCGCAACGACCCGGTCTCGGGCATGCGCGTGTTCCGTTCGGCCCAGCACTACGGCCTGCCCATTCAGCGCGGCAGCTTCACGCGCGGACAGCCGCCCTGGCGCTACCTGCGCCCGCTGCGCGCCAACCTGTTCCTCTCGACCCACCTGGCCGACGTGCGCGCCGCGCTCGACGCCGGCGTGCCGGCCGCGCAGGTGTACCCGCTGTCGGTGCACGCCAGCGACGCCCACCCGCACGAGGTGCGCATTGCCTTCGACGGCGACGCCGTGCTGTTCTCCGACGAAGCCGAGCGCGTGTTCCAGGCCGAGGGCCTGTCGGCCTTCCAGGCGCACGAGGCCAGCAAGGCCGCCCAGCCGCTGGCGGGCGGCCCGTTCAAACCCCTGCTCGAAGCCCTGCACCGGCTGCAAGCCGAAGGCACAAGCGCCATGCGCATCCGCACCGCGCTGGTCACCGCGCGCAGCGCCCCGGCGCACGAGCGCGCCATCCGCACGCTGATGAACTGGAACATCGAGGTGGACGAGGCCATGTTCCTCGGCGGTCTGCCCAAGGGCGAGTTCCTGCGCGAGTTCGAGCCCGACTTCTTCTTCGACGACCAGACCGGCCACATCGAGTCGGCCGCGCTGCACGTGCCCTCAGGCCATGTTGCGTCGGGTGTGTCGAACTTGTGA